One window from the genome of Halomicrobium zhouii encodes:
- a CDS encoding CDP-glycerol glycerophosphotransferase family protein yields MSTLRAPDRAVEVLYSCERPFMRKTFQAIDRHLDAESAYVPLREEAVGCWDEVPMVDVPPGDVDTIDEAVRALDPDVVVENHRFRPEERQYVREFPVVHVRHGCSLGRGEEWNTTRDLGDLVDVALAPGSFWADHYREQFPDGVETPVVGVPEADELVDADAPGKRRVLYAPTNHNYGGGSYVNTAEDVLDVFADTDYELRFRPHPMDRIEEPGESVTERCRQRIADLPNVTFDDEATPRESLLWADLLVSDYSGIVTEWLHTGRPLVQLTDIAADREVPEVGHATDRLTLALVDELYEDGYAAEVERRRDETLSELGIPMDGRAGERAAAEVATCAQ; encoded by the coding sequence ATGAGTACACTCCGTGCTCCCGACAGAGCCGTCGAAGTCCTCTACAGCTGCGAACGCCCCTTCATGCGCAAGACGTTCCAGGCGATCGACCGCCACCTCGACGCCGAATCGGCGTACGTGCCGCTCCGCGAGGAGGCGGTCGGGTGCTGGGACGAGGTGCCGATGGTCGACGTACCGCCCGGTGACGTCGACACTATCGACGAGGCGGTTCGGGCGCTCGATCCGGACGTCGTGGTCGAGAACCACCGGTTCCGCCCCGAGGAACGCCAGTACGTCCGCGAGTTCCCGGTCGTTCACGTCCGTCACGGCTGCTCGCTGGGCCGGGGCGAGGAGTGGAACACGACCCGGGATCTCGGGGACCTGGTCGACGTCGCGCTCGCACCCGGGTCGTTCTGGGCCGACCACTACCGCGAGCAGTTCCCCGACGGGGTCGAGACGCCCGTCGTCGGCGTCCCGGAGGCCGACGAACTCGTCGACGCCGACGCCCCCGGGAAACGACGAGTGCTCTACGCCCCGACGAACCACAACTACGGCGGCGGGTCCTACGTCAACACCGCGGAGGACGTCCTCGACGTCTTCGCGGACACCGACTACGAACTCCGCTTCCGGCCCCACCCGATGGACCGCATCGAGGAGCCCGGCGAGTCGGTGACCGAGCGGTGTCGCCAGCGCATCGCCGACCTCCCGAACGTCACGTTCGACGACGAGGCCACGCCCCGCGAGAGCCTGCTGTGGGCCGACCTCCTCGTGTCGGACTACTCCGGCATCGTGACGGAGTGGCTCCACACCGGCCGGCCGCTGGTCCAGCTGACCGATATCGCCGCCGACAGGGAGGTCCCGGAAGTCGGCCACGCGACCGACCGGCTCACGCTGGCACTCGTCGACGAACTGTACGAGGACGGCTACGCGGCCGAGGTCGAGCGACGACGGGACGAGACGCTGTCCGAACTGGGCATTCCGATGGACGGACGCGCCGGCGAGCGCGCCGCAGCGGAGGTGGCGACGTGCGCGCAGTGA
- a CDS encoding endonuclease/exonuclease/phosphatase family protein yields MPLPVSVLSYNVRYDNPEENTHPWRTRRDRVASVIRFHDPDVVGLQEALHGQLEDLRDRLPEYEWLATGREEPECAGEYVAIGYKRDRFNLEAEGTVWLSETPEVEASVGWDAQLPRLVHYVRLREEATDVEFYLFDTHFDHYGETARLESAKLLLDLIDELAANEPVVVTGDFNCLAGSPPYEHLTSREKRSAGRTLRDTHQIARRGHHGPTTTVTDFQNLVPERKIDHVFVTSDVEPVQHGVCADCFDSGVYPSDHLPILVDLMLPENAPNPAEQNAVEGAGAHESPSE; encoded by the coding sequence ATGCCCCTCCCGGTCAGCGTCCTTTCGTACAACGTTCGCTACGACAACCCCGAAGAGAACACCCATCCCTGGCGGACGCGCCGCGACCGCGTCGCCAGCGTGATCCGGTTCCACGACCCCGACGTCGTGGGGCTCCAGGAGGCACTCCACGGACAGCTCGAGGACCTGCGCGACCGACTTCCCGAGTACGAGTGGCTCGCCACCGGGCGCGAAGAGCCCGAATGCGCCGGCGAGTACGTCGCCATCGGGTACAAACGCGACCGTTTCAACCTCGAAGCGGAGGGGACGGTGTGGCTCTCCGAGACGCCCGAGGTGGAAGCCAGCGTCGGCTGGGACGCCCAGCTCCCCCGACTCGTGCACTACGTGCGCCTGCGCGAGGAGGCGACGGACGTCGAGTTCTACCTGTTCGACACCCACTTCGACCACTACGGCGAGACCGCCCGTCTCGAGAGCGCGAAGCTGTTGCTCGACCTGATCGACGAACTGGCGGCGAACGAGCCGGTCGTCGTGACGGGCGACTTCAACTGCCTGGCGGGGTCACCGCCGTACGAACACCTGACGAGCCGGGAGAAGCGAAGCGCCGGGCGGACGCTCCGGGACACCCACCAGATCGCCCGCCGCGGGCACCACGGGCCGACGACGACGGTCACGGACTTTCAGAACCTCGTCCCCGAGCGAAAAATCGACCACGTCTTCGTCACCAGCGACGTCGAACCAGTCCAGCACGGGGTGTGCGCCGACTGCTTCGACAGCGGGGTGTACCCCTCCGACCACCTCCCGATTCTGGTGGACCTGATGTTACCGGAGAACGCACCGAATCCGGCCGAACAGAACGCCGTCGAGGGCGCTGGCGCGCACGAGTCTCCCTCGGAGTGA
- the eif1A gene encoding translation initiation factor eIF-1A, protein MSEEQGRRNLRMPNNDELFAVVTEHNGGNHVRVRCEDGENRMGRIPGRMKYRTWINEGDVVLVEPWDWQDEKANIEWRYTGQDAEQLREEGHID, encoded by the coding sequence GTGAGTGAAGAACAAGGGCGTCGCAATCTCCGGATGCCCAACAACGACGAGCTGTTCGCCGTGGTGACGGAACACAACGGCGGCAACCACGTACGCGTCCGCTGCGAAGACGGCGAGAACCGAATGGGCCGGATCCCCGGCCGCATGAAGTACCGAACCTGGATCAACGAGGGCGACGTCGTCCTCGTCGAACCCTGGGACTGGCAGGACGAGAAGGCCAACATCGAGTGGCGCTACACCGGCCAGGACGCAGAGCAGTTGCGCGAAGAAGGCCACATCGACTGA
- a CDS encoding DUF4397 domain-containing protein, translated as MSDNRRTKVVAVALAVTLLASVFAGGAIVAAQTDGNETGNETETEADDGLNETETEADDGLNETDTETEADDGLNETETETEDGLNETENETDAGLNETETETEAGVNETDDEDEEEPEAESDVGIIADDDENETENVTDARGDEPAAANETTDEMDTQQTTYLRVVHGAPDVDAVDVSIDNETVLEEVPYGAVSDYLTLQAGEYNVTVTTSEDDEVVYSENVTLDPRTVTTFAATSGEMTDEDEADEEEADEEETPELEAATFNDNAYEPADGEAAVSVVHLSPDAGNVDVTVEGSDVVLADNLSYQNASDYVTVPEGDYTVEVRMEGDEEGSNILETFDVTVEGGTAYSAIALGYDQPPADSQRSLNLTAAEDATTTVNLPGEDNETAMNETANETDAGLNETETETETNVTANETETGLNETETETETETDVGLNETETETETDTGLDETETETDDGNLTIGGENETEANETGNDTLLLAP; from the coding sequence ATGTCCGACAACAGACGAACGAAAGTAGTGGCGGTCGCCCTCGCAGTGACACTCCTCGCGAGTGTCTTCGCGGGCGGTGCGATCGTCGCTGCACAGACAGACGGGAACGAAACCGGCAACGAGACCGAGACGGAGGCCGACGACGGCCTAAACGAGACCGAGACGGAGGCCGACGACGGCCTAAACGAGACTGATACCGAGACCGAGGCCGATGACGGTCTCAACGAGACGGAGACCGAGACCGAAGACGGCCTGAACGAAACCGAGAACGAAACGGACGCTGGTCTCAACGAGACGGAGACCGAAACCGAGGCCGGCGTGAACGAGACGGACGACGAGGACGAGGAAGAACCCGAAGCCGAGTCCGACGTCGGCATCATCGCTGACGACGACGAGAACGAGACCGAGAACGTGACGGACGCGCGCGGCGACGAGCCCGCGGCAGCGAACGAGACGACCGACGAGATGGACACCCAGCAGACCACCTACCTCCGCGTCGTCCACGGGGCGCCCGACGTCGACGCGGTCGACGTCTCGATCGACAACGAGACCGTCCTCGAGGAGGTTCCCTACGGCGCCGTGAGCGACTACCTGACGCTCCAGGCGGGCGAGTACAACGTGACGGTCACGACGAGCGAAGACGACGAGGTCGTCTACTCGGAGAACGTCACGCTGGACCCGCGGACGGTGACGACCTTCGCCGCCACGAGCGGTGAGATGACCGACGAAGACGAAGCGGACGAGGAAGAAGCGGACGAGGAGGAGACGCCCGAACTCGAGGCCGCGACGTTCAACGACAACGCGTACGAGCCAGCGGACGGTGAGGCGGCCGTGAGCGTCGTCCACCTCTCCCCCGACGCGGGTAACGTCGACGTCACGGTCGAGGGCAGCGACGTGGTCCTCGCCGACAACCTCTCCTACCAGAACGCCTCGGACTACGTGACGGTCCCCGAGGGCGACTACACCGTCGAGGTCCGCATGGAGGGTGACGAGGAGGGCTCCAACATCCTGGAGACCTTCGACGTCACCGTCGAGGGCGGCACGGCCTACTCCGCCATCGCGCTGGGCTACGACCAGCCGCCGGCCGACTCCCAGCGGAGCCTCAACCTGACGGCCGCCGAGGACGCGACGACGACGGTGAACCTGCCTGGTGAGGACAACGAGACGGCGATGAACGAGACGGCGAACGAGACCGACGCCGGTCTCAACGAGACTGAGACGGAGACTGAGACGAACGTGACGGCGAACGAGACGGAGACCGGACTGAACGAGACCGAGACGGAAACCGAGACGGAGACGGACGTCGGATTGAACGAGACCGAGACGGAGACCGAGACTGACACTGGCCTCGACGAGACCGAGACCGAAACGGATGACGGTAACCTGACCATCGGTGGCGAGAACGAGACGGAGGCGAACGAGACGGGCAACGACACGCTGTTGCTCGCACCGTAG
- a CDS encoding cold-shock protein: MANGKVDFFNDTGGYGFIETEDEDDDVFFHMEDVGGEDLTEGTEIEFDIEQAPKGPRATNVERV, encoded by the coding sequence ATGGCAAACGGTAAGGTTGACTTCTTCAACGACACAGGCGGTTACGGTTTCATCGAGACTGAGGACGAGGACGACGACGTGTTCTTCCACATGGAAGACGTTGGCGGCGAGGACCTCACGGAAGGGACCGAGATCGAATTCGACATAGAACAAGCCCCCAAGGGCCCGCGCGCGACCAACGTCGAACGCGTCTAA
- a CDS encoding class I SAM-dependent methyltransferase, translated as MDANNVRQQWADRSGEYSPAYYAYYGPDETSELIRASLARELDREASILELGCSSGRHLAHLHEDGFDSLAGVDINDEAFDVMADAYPDLAEAGTFHVDSIENVVAEFDDDRFDAVYSAQTLQHIHPDDEWVFDELARITDEVFVTAEIEEPAEDAEPADDTDPGTVADSPTDPDSVADADSATDDGHGDADVNYVHDELPLYYRDWERVFTERGFEQVDVGETRRDTVRTFRATTA; from the coding sequence GTGGATGCCAACAACGTCCGTCAGCAGTGGGCCGACCGGTCCGGCGAGTACTCCCCGGCGTATTACGCCTACTACGGCCCGGACGAGACGAGCGAGCTGATCCGGGCGTCGCTCGCGCGAGAACTCGACCGCGAGGCGTCCATCCTCGAACTGGGTTGCAGTTCGGGTCGCCACCTCGCGCACCTCCACGAGGACGGCTTCGACTCGCTCGCCGGCGTCGACATCAACGACGAGGCCTTCGACGTGATGGCGGATGCCTACCCCGACCTGGCCGAGGCGGGGACGTTCCACGTCGACTCCATCGAGAACGTCGTCGCCGAGTTCGACGACGACCGCTTCGACGCGGTGTACTCCGCCCAGACGCTCCAGCACATCCACCCCGACGACGAGTGGGTGTTCGACGAACTGGCCCGTATCACCGACGAGGTGTTCGTCACCGCCGAGATCGAGGAGCCTGCCGAGGACGCGGAACCCGCCGACGACACCGATCCCGGCACCGTCGCCGACTCCCCCACTGACCCCGACTCCGTCGCTGACGCCGACTCCGCGACTGACGACGGCCACGGGGACGCCGACGTGAACTACGTCCACGACGAGTTGCCGCTGTACTACCGCGACTGGGAGCGGGTGTTCACCGAACGCGGCTTCGAGCAGGTCGACGTCGGCGAGACCCGGCGTGACACCGTCCGGACGTTTCGCGCCACGACGGCGTAG
- a CDS encoding spermidine synthase: MASSRPLDYRPSRPEIAVFVSGVTSMGLEILAGRMVAPQFGSSIYTWGSIIGVFLAALSYGYYRGGKYAASRASNGHMAQLFLLTALYVAVLIFAGDLLLRSTTAFPLPSRYASLPAIVLMFGPPTYLLGYISPYAAELSAKEGLGEASGHVYAVGTIGSIVGAFATTFLLIPALDVDVIGLVFGLLSVGTAVALVRPWVDGDQALASVGVAVLLVAAASSGAVGIAPEGQVVYQTQTAYQELEVVDRGETRTLYLDGQPHSAMDKSEPNRHVFEYTRYFHLPLLLTDDVDRVLFIGGGGFTGPKRFAADYDVTVDVAEVDPQVVDAAEQYFRLEESENLNVHTTGGRQFLRETDHEYDLIVVDAYRKDKVPFQLTTVEFMRLANDRLAEDGILFANLISAPTGPASEFYRAEYRTIDRVYPQVYSFPTTDTVAVQNIEVIATKNDTRLTEAQLQARNERRDIGIDLSEEIANYRDPPETGDVPLLRDDHAPVDSLLDPMVGQRYVVEETGGNATVAD, translated from the coding sequence ATGGCATCGTCCCGGCCCCTGGACTACCGCCCGTCCCGCCCGGAGATCGCCGTCTTCGTCTCGGGCGTGACAAGTATGGGCCTCGAGATCCTCGCGGGCCGGATGGTCGCCCCGCAGTTCGGCTCTAGCATCTACACCTGGGGCAGCATCATTGGCGTGTTCCTGGCGGCGCTCAGCTACGGCTACTACCGCGGCGGGAAGTACGCCGCGAGCAGGGCCTCCAACGGGCACATGGCGCAGCTGTTCCTCCTGACGGCGCTGTACGTCGCCGTGCTGATATTCGCTGGCGACCTCCTGCTCCGGTCGACGACGGCGTTCCCGCTCCCCAGTCGATACGCCTCACTTCCGGCCATCGTCCTCATGTTCGGCCCGCCGACGTACCTCCTGGGGTACATCAGCCCGTACGCGGCCGAACTCTCGGCGAAGGAGGGCCTCGGTGAGGCGTCGGGGCACGTGTACGCCGTCGGGACCATCGGGAGCATCGTCGGCGCCTTCGCCACGACGTTCCTCCTCATCCCGGCCCTCGACGTCGACGTCATCGGGCTCGTGTTCGGCCTGCTCTCGGTCGGGACCGCCGTCGCGCTCGTCCGCCCCTGGGTCGACGGGGACCAGGCGCTGGCGAGCGTCGGCGTCGCCGTCCTGCTGGTCGCCGCCGCGAGCAGCGGCGCCGTGGGCATCGCCCCGGAGGGCCAGGTCGTCTATCAGACCCAGACCGCCTACCAGGAACTCGAAGTCGTCGACCGCGGCGAGACGCGGACGCTGTACCTGGACGGCCAGCCTCACAGCGCCATGGACAAATCGGAGCCGAATCGCCACGTCTTCGAGTACACGCGCTACTTCCACCTGCCGCTCCTGCTGACCGACGACGTCGACCGCGTGCTGTTCATCGGCGGCGGTGGGTTCACCGGACCCAAGCGGTTCGCCGCGGACTACGACGTCACGGTCGACGTGGCGGAGGTCGACCCGCAGGTCGTCGACGCCGCGGAGCAGTACTTCCGGCTCGAGGAGTCCGAGAACCTGAACGTCCACACCACCGGCGGGCGCCAGTTCCTCCGGGAGACCGACCACGAGTACGACCTCATCGTCGTCGACGCCTACCGGAAGGACAAGGTCCCGTTCCAGCTGACGACAGTGGAGTTCATGCGCCTCGCGAACGACCGCCTCGCCGAGGACGGCATCCTCTTCGCCAACCTCATCTCGGCGCCCACGGGGCCGGCCTCCGAGTTCTACCGTGCGGAGTACCGGACGATTGACCGGGTGTACCCGCAGGTGTACAGCTTCCCCACGACCGACACGGTCGCGGTCCAGAACATCGAGGTGATCGCGACGAAGAACGACACCCGACTCACGGAGGCACAGCTACAGGCGCGCAACGAGCGCCGCGACATCGGCATCGATCTCAGCGAGGAGATAGCGAACTACCGGGACCCGCCCGAGACCGGCGACGTCCCGCTGCTCCGCGACGACCACGCGCCAGTCGACAGCCTGCTCGACCCGATGGTCGGCCAGCGCTACGTCGTCGAGGAGACGGGCGGCAACGCCACGGTCGCGGACTAG
- a CDS encoding haloacid dehalogenase type II: MTFDPDAVDVVAFDSYGTIVDVTTVEEPLADYVDDPAALASLWRERSLTYAMVGNAIDEYHAFFDLIEHALEYALAARGVDLSAEEKADLLQTYHDLDVFDDVHEGLDRLRAGGYDCYVVSNGNREMLDSLIDFADLGDRIERTFSADDVERFKPEPAIYRHAAAEIGAPVENVAFAAAGWWDVPGAVTAGMQGVWVNRQETRWGPYETEPDLTVSTFTELADELGV; encoded by the coding sequence ATGACCTTCGACCCAGACGCCGTCGACGTGGTCGCGTTCGATTCCTACGGCACGATCGTCGACGTCACAACGGTGGAGGAGCCACTTGCCGACTACGTCGACGACCCGGCGGCCCTGGCGAGTCTCTGGCGGGAGCGCTCGCTCACCTACGCGATGGTCGGCAACGCCATCGACGAGTACCACGCCTTCTTCGACCTGATCGAACACGCCCTCGAGTACGCCCTGGCGGCCCGCGGCGTCGACCTCTCGGCGGAGGAGAAGGCGGACCTCTTGCAGACGTACCACGACCTGGACGTCTTCGACGACGTCCACGAAGGGCTCGACCGGCTGCGAGCGGGCGGGTACGACTGTTACGTCGTCTCGAACGGAAATCGCGAGATGCTCGACTCGCTCATCGACTTCGCGGATCTGGGGGACCGGATCGAGCGGACGTTCAGCGCGGACGACGTCGAGCGGTTCAAGCCCGAACCGGCGATCTACCGCCACGCGGCTGCGGAGATCGGGGCGCCCGTCGAGAACGTCGCCTTCGCCGCGGCGGGCTGGTGGGACGTCCCCGGCGCGGTCACCGCCGGGATGCAGGGCGTGTGGGTGAATCGCCAGGAGACGCGATGGGGGCCCTACGAGACGGAACCCGACCTGACCGTCTCGACGTTCACCGAGCTGGCCGACGAACTCGGGGTCTGA